The following proteins are co-located in the Fusarium verticillioides 7600 chromosome 7, whole genome shotgun sequence genome:
- a CDS encoding alpha-1,3-glucosyltransferase has product MAGPSPSPHKPRRKANTKKPGNGNGNGGSEKAPRTEALVRAPAFPLAAFLWPARTSLSQWEVLPVILMVVGLFRWAAGLWGYSGFSKPPMFGDYEAQRHWMEVTTQLPISQWYFHDLQWWGLDYPPLTAYHSWLLGKIGSLIDPSWFALFISRGSQDPNLKIFMRATVIISEYLIYVPAAIVFVRRYSRLQGVTNWTAWLALVAILMQPATILIDHVHFQYNTVMLGFVMASMSSMLAERYKWAAVFFVGALGFKQMALYYAFSVFSYLLGRCFYPRLNFTRLFGIALVTAVSFAILILPLVLGTLYDKSQGIDAHGDSKDSPSLPLFPQLVEILDTKAFYWPIVEQMVQMVHRVFPFARGLFEDKVANFWCAANVVIKLRQWPTALLQKAALGATLGSIIPPNIILFLRPRKSTLPLAFAATAWGFFLFSYQVHEKSVLLPLMPMTLLLAGKHGLNKDTRAWVGFANLLGVWTMFPLLKRVDLRVPYAVLTLLWSYLLGLPPTSLSAYFQEGQAAWLQWCTALLHLLFYVAMGAWHVLDTFVTPPVGKPDLWVVANVGIGAAGFIICYLWCFFKLIQESDLLPGGSSSKKDKKSKTL; this is encoded by the exons ATGGCTGGTCCTTCTCCGTCACCGCACAAGCCTCGTCGCAAGGCTAATACCAAGAAAcctggcaatggcaatggcaatggcgGCAGCGAAAAGGCCCCTCGCACAGAAGCCCTAGTACGAGCGCCCGCGTTCCCTCTCGCAGCGTTTCTGTGGCCTGCGCGAACTTCTTTGTCGCAATGGGAGGTTCTGCCCGTGATTCTCATGGTGGTCGGTCTTTTTCGATGGGCTGCTGGTCTGTGGGGATATTCTG GGTTCAGCAAACCGCCCATGTTTGGAGACTACGAAGCGCAGCGGCATTGGATGGAGGTCACGACACAACTTCCCATATCGCAATGGTATTTCCACGATCTTCAGTGGTGGGGTCTCGACTATCCTCCCCTGACGGCCTACCACAGCTGGCTTCTCGGCAAGATTGGCTCTCTCATCGATCCCTCGTGGTTCGCGCTCTTCATCTCCCGAGGAAGCCAGGAccccaacctcaagatcttcatgaGGGCAACAGTCATTATCTCGGAGTATCTCATCTACGTCCCAGCCGCCATAGTCTTCGTGCGACGATATAGTAGACTTCAAGGGGTCACTAACTGGACAGCATGGCTTGCGCTCGTCGCAATCCTGATGCAGCCTGCCACCATTCTTATCGACCATGTTCACTTCCAGTACAACACCGTTATGCTCGGATTTGTCATGGCGAGCATGTCGAGTATGCTGGCTGAGCGCTACAAGTGGGCTgctgtcttcttcgtcggcgCGCTGGGATTCAAGCAGATGGCTCTGTATTATGCCTTCAGCGTCTTCTCCTATCTTCTCGGCCGCTGCTTTTACCCGCGACTTAACTTTACCAGACTCTTTGGGATCGCCCTTGTAACGGCTGTTTCCTTTGCTATCCTAATTCTGCCTCTGGTTCTTGGTACACTCTACGACAAGAGCCAGGGCATCGATGCTCATGGAGATTCCAAGGATTCTCCTTCACTTCCTCTATTTCCTCAGCTAGTTGAGATTCTAGACACCAAAGCCTTTTACTGGCCTATCGTGGAACAGATGGTCCAGATGGTTCACCGTGTCTTCCCATTCGCGCGTGGCTTGTTTGAGGACAAGGTAGCCAATTTTTGGTGCGCCGCCAATGTTGTTATAAAGCTCCGACAGTGGccaacagctcttctccaaaaGGCAGCTCTTGGTGCTACTCTTGGTTCGATTATCCCACCTAACATTATCCTCTTCCTGCGACCACGAAAGTCCACACTTCCTTTGGCTTTTGCTGCCACAGCTtggggcttcttcttgttcagctACCAAGTGCATGAGAAGAGTGTCTTGCTTCCATTGATGCCCATGACCTTACTTCTGGCTGGAAAGCACGGGTTGAACAAGGACACACGAGCTTGGGTGGGCTTCGCCAACCTTTTGGGAGTCTGGACTATGTTCCCTTTGCTCAAACGGGTCGACCTGAGAGTTCCATATGCGGTTTTGACCCTCCTCTGGTCCTACCTGCTCGGCCTCCCACCGACCTCTTTGAGCGCCTACTtccaagaaggtcaagctgcCTGGCTGCAATGGTGCACGGCATTACTGCATCTGCTGTTCTATGTCGCCATGGGCGCGTGGCATGTTCTTGACACATTTGTAACACCACCTGTTGGTAAGCCCGACCTCTGGGTCGTGGCAAATGTTGGAATTGGTGCTGCAGGCTTCATAATCTGCTATCTTTGGTGCTTCTTTAAGCTTATCCAAGAGAGCGACCTATTGCCTGGAGGCTCATCAAGTAAGAAGGATAAAAAGAGCAAGACCTTGTAG
- a CDS encoding hypothetical protein (At least one base has a quality score < 10), whose protein sequence is MPPGNYHPNYPAQPYPPSQYPQQPPYGAPQAYPYQGPPPPNQAQWSGAGQPPGGPYSNGRGRGGYNDRNGPKPPLNGPVRPGYEHEAMPPANGYGQPYPHDPRAVHYPPPQYPAYPGPPLPPGHHQDGYYGHNSRRGRGGFRDGNTRGRGGHHGNDKSRHQKHGNNESAHHKSETPTLGKKKKRKTNTLGLTPGVDSESEDDEGEEKVLTDLIGQETLNVKDVASFLAERKKHFPTKARVEAKKNAELAQNGEDKASSLEKQADKLRRQLRKVESSIKRKREQGDEGDEMRDPSEESSDDEPEVMSTRAHVAPPPPPPAKKADVSKHCKYYSTGGTCGKKGKCRFVHDPEVREAAMKDREANNGRLTIQQRLILNDKEQEDLTVLQSIQYLRKKGLMQPKEPEVKQETQPVKADLPAHPPPSSLLPAASASLPPPPIKREPNLPRHNQPPSIIPSANGSSTQGVKPYQGWNLRPYGSTGGKSSKSDNLP, encoded by the exons ATGCCTCCAGGCAATTACCATCCCAACTATCCTGCCCAGCCATACCCTCCCTCCCAATACCCCCAACAACCACCTTACGGCGCTCCACAGGCCTACCCTTACCAAGGGCCACCTCCCCCAAACCAGGCCCAGTGGAGTGGTGCTGGACAGCCCCCTGGAGGCCCTTATAGCAACGGGAGAGGGCGCGGCGGTTACAATGACCGCAATGGCCCAAAGCCCCCGTTAAATGGTCCCGTGCGACCTGGGTATGAGCATGAAGCCATGCCACCAGCTAATGGCTATGGTCAGCCCTATCCTCATGACCCACGAGCAGTTCACTATCCCCCTCCTCAGTACCCGGCATACCCTGGCCCCCCTCTGCCCCCTGGTCATCATCAGGACGGCTACTACGGCCACAACAGCCGCCGCGGTAGAGGAGGATTCCGTGACGGGAACACACGAGGTCGTGGAGGTCACCATGGAAATGACAAGTCACGTCACCAGAAACATGGAAACAACGAATCTGCTCATCATAAATCCGAAACCCCAACTttgggaaagaagaagaagcgcaagaccaACACTCTTGGCCTCACCCCTGGTGTGGATTCGGAgtctgaagatgacgaaggtGAGGAGAAGGTTTTGACGGACTTGATCGGACAAGAAACACTCAA TGTGAAAGATGTTGCCTCTTTCCTAGcggagagaaagaagcaTTTCCCCACCAAGGCTCGCGtagaagccaagaagaatgccgAGTTGGCACAGAATGGCGAAGACAAGGCCTCCTCGCTAGAAAAACAAGCCGACAAACTCAGACGACAGTTGCGCAAAGTTGAGTCGTCGATCAAGCGAAAGCGAGAACAGGGTGACGAAGGTGACGAGATGCGAGACCCATCAGAGGAGTCATCAGATGACGAGCCAGAAGTTATGTCTACTCGTGCCCATGTtgctcctccgcctcctccgccgGCCAAGAAAGCCGACGTATCCAAGCACTGCAAATATTATTCCACTGGTGGAACATGtggcaagaagggcaagtGCCGCTTCGTCCATGACCCTGAAGTCCGCGAAGCAGCCATGAAGGATCGTGAGGCCAACAATGGACGGCTCACTATTCAGCAACGTTTGAttctcaacgacaaggagcaagaagatcTTACTGTCCTTCAGTCAATCCAGTATCTTCGCAAAAAGGGGCTCATGCAGCCTAAGGAGCCTGAGGTCAAACAGGAGACACAGCCAGTCAAGGCTGACCTACCGGCCCATCCGCCTCCTTCAAGCCTTCTTCCTGCTGCATCGGCGTCACTTCCCCCTCCACCTATCAAGAGAGAGCCTAACTTACCTCGTCATAACCAACCTCCGTCCATCATCCCTAGTGCCAACGGTAGCAGCACTCAGGGAGTCAAACCATATCAAGGATGGAACTTGAGGCCTTATGGAAGCACTGGTGGGAAGTCGTCCAAGAGTGACAATCTTCCTTGA
- a CDS encoding 50S ribosomal protein LP2, giving the protein MKHLAAYLLLGLGGNTSPSAADVKAVLESVGIEADDERLNTLISELEGKDIQELIAEGSEKLASVPSGGAGGAAAGGAAAAGGAAEEAKEEEKEEEKEESDEDMGFGLFD; this is encoded by the exons ATGAAGCACCTCGCAGCTtaccttcttctcggcctcggaGGCAACACCTCCCCCTCTGCCGCCGATGTCAAGGCCGTTCTCGAGTCCGTTGGCATTGAGGCCGATGACGAGCGCCTTAACACCCTGATCTCCGAGctcgagggcaaggacaTCCAGGAG CTCATTGCCGAGGGCTCTGAGAAGCTCGCTTCCGTTCCCTCCggcggtgctggtggtgccgccgctggtggtgctgctgccgctggcGGTGCCGctgaggaggccaaggaggaggagaaggaggaggagaaggaggagtcCGACGAGGATATGGGCTTCGGTCTCTTCGACTAA